The Rhodamnia argentea isolate NSW1041297 chromosome 7, ASM2092103v1, whole genome shotgun sequence genome contains the following window.
TAAAAAAAGCGGGAAGAACGGAAGGAACTAGTAGCTATAAACTGAATTAGTTGAATTATACCCTTTCGTCACGAGGATTTTCACTCAAAATCCTTGGATTTTTTCCTCATTGGACCACCGTCACTAACACCTTCATAAACTAAAAACACTACTTTTTCCCGCTTGCTGCTCGGAcctgaaaaattgcaaaagttcaacaaaaaaatttatataccgCTGCCTTCGGTGGCCATTGAAGAAAATTGATATTCCATATGTTACCACCTTTGATCTCTCCCTCCAGAGAAATAAAAGTCAATCGCCAATTGTCTGTTTTTACTAAGACAAAGGATCACGAACTCGAGCCACACCAGCAGAGGACTCGAGAAACAATACAGAAAGCATGCGAAGCTCCAAACTGCTTGTCAATTGTAACTGCAGTGAAACTAAGAATGCATACGTATTGCTACGAGAACTGGACTGCAGCATCAAGCTCAACAGCAGTggacgaaaagaaaaagaaatcggcTCCAGATTTACTTTTGCCAGCATCACCCCTAATTATTTTGGTGACAGCAATCTTGGTCTGAACATCCTCTCATCTCAGACAAGATAAGACATTCAGGCGAGAGGGCCAGTTGCCAGTCTCTATATATAAACAGAGTCAAGAGGTGAGCAACTTTGCCAAGAGAAGGATGAAGGTTGCCATAAAATTGACAACTCTATGCAATTGGGTGGCATCGTGAGTAAGAACAGACGCTCCAATTCCAGCAGGGACTTGATCCTTATTGATCTGTTAAAGCCTAGCACAACTTAATGCTCAGTGCTAAGACAagttcaaagagaaaaaaacctTGCCAAACGACATCATTTCATGTAAATAAGGACAAgaagtggggaaaaaaaaaatcaaataatcgCTCTTCTCATAGTATATACAGTTGAATTCCAATGAAGCGAATATCAACAAAGCAAACTGAACACGAAAGAAATACAGGAGCTACCTACCCATCGAGCGAATGGAGATTTCAAAGATTTCCTCTTGTACCTCGTCTTGGAGTGCTCAAGTGATCCTGGGACAACCGGAAACATCATTTTGCTCCTTCAAATGGATGCATTGCCTTTGATCCTCCACACGTTGAAGTTGTGATGACAATTGAAGCAAGTTCATCGTGGTACCACCACCTTCAGGAGACAGATTGTCCTTGGAGTTTACAAAACCCGATCCCCGCAGAATCCCATCGGAGATCTCCAAATCAGACATCAGCGAATGACCAGGGAGGTTTCCTTCTGCAGAGTCCATCACTGATGAAGACAATCTTTTCAACTCCACCCCTATGGAAGCATGTGAACTCATATCCACTAGCTTGTCGGATGCTTCGCACAGAGAGGAACCATAGTCAGTGCCTGCCACGACCAAAGACTGAGACATGGGAATTCGGGATGAGTTGCTCAAAGAATTTTTTGATAGAGatgacagaagagagagagcacggCCAGATTCTATTATCCCCGATATTCCTTGTACAGTTGATGCAGTGTCGAAAATAGCAAAGTCCTCACTACCCAGGGAGGTGTCCTGAAAAGAGGAATGTGAAGAACTTTGCCCACCCAGCTCACGTGGAATCTGATTATTTTTACTGGAAATGCCAGTTGATGTGGCTTTTGCTCTGCCTCCATCGAAGAGGGCAAATTGTCCCTCAAATTTGTAAGGAGAGATCAGCGATATTGCATTTGGATGCCTTTTTGGGATGGGAATAGCTGATGGAGGACCAAGGCCAATTCCATCTTCAGCTTTGATGCGCTCATACCAATTATTCATGCCATATAGCCCAGAATTCAGAAACTTTTCGCTAGCAAGTGTATCTTGGCAGATGAAGGAGGTTGGCGCTAACAGATTCCTCTCAAGCTCGCTACCTGCAGTCATGCAGTCATTTACAATGTCTTTACAATGCATAAAACAAATTGGAGGATTTCTCTAACGCAGAAGTGAATTACCGATTAAAACATACTTGGCAATGAATTTTTCCTATTACAACAGGCAAGATTCATACTAAGTTTAGATCAGGAAGCATGACTGGTTTCTCAATATTCAGGGTTTTAATCACAAAGCAACATTATTCAAGTGTGCAATGCACAGTGAGAGCTGTCAGTGGCCAAGCCGGAGAGAACAAAAGTAGAACTAAACACATCATAGGGCTCGTACAATGCCATAATCCAGAGTTCCAATTCCCTCTCATGTAGAGACTGGCCTCCGCTATTTAACAGGACATCTTGCATTTCTCTTGTGGGATTTTGAATATTTAGATGCTGCCCAAGTTGCACCTTGATATCAGCAGATAGCATATGAAACTGCCATCCTGTCTTCTTCCATGTAAAGGAATTGGCTATTCCATCCAGTTTAAAGAACCATGTGAAACCATAAAAGCGAATGGGAATTGGAACTGTGAGTACATTCTAGTCCTTTCCCTTTCTATTGGAACATGTGATAAGTTTAGCTGAGCATTATGCCGAGAAAATCGTGCTATCTTAGTCTGTAGTGAAGGCAAGTCTTAAGTCATTTACCTTACTTTAGCTTTATTCTAGTGTAAGCTAGAGCTTACCAAACACCTACAATAGAAATTGTTATACATCGAAATTCCTGACataatt
Protein-coding sequences here:
- the LOC115734631 gene encoding teosinte glume architecture 1-like is translated as MESWSYFSEGKAFVSDEAVSPFDLLGRSKNAVMNWELRSPPSFGNSGVVSGQEADVGQGFGQLGFQEMVRKQVQPKSPRHVLTDKFDDGNGANQIMATLDAFGGADESTSNLSVSGVDSNTQDSLLIDLKLGRFGESREVAGAKFPQGGKEVLSSSESSTPPKRARSGGANCHIAYCQVYGCNKDLSSSKDYHKRHKVCEVHSKTAQVVVNGIEQRFCQQCSRFHLLAEFDDGKRSCRKRLSVHNERRRKPHVGVHSGSVGRLLQSYNGSELERNLLAPTSFICQDTLASEKFLNSGLYGMNNWYERIKAEDGIGLGPPSAIPIPKRHPNAISLISPYKFEGQFALFDGGRAKATSTGISSKNNQIPRELGGQSSSHSSFQDTSLGSEDFAIFDTASTVQGISGIIESGRALSLLSSLSKNSLSNSSRIPMSQSLVVAGTDYGSSLCEASDKLVDMSSHASIGVELKRLSSSVMDSAEGNLPGHSLMSDLEISDGILRGSGFVNSKDNLSPEGGGTTMNLLQLSSQLQRVEDQRQCIHLKEQNDVSGCPRIT